Proteins encoded by one window of Balearica regulorum mitochondrion, complete genome:
- the ATP6 gene encoding ATP synthase F0 subunit 6, whose translation MNLSFFDQFTSPCLLGIPLILISMLFPALLLPSPNNRWITNRLSTLQSWLLHLITKQLMMPLNKKGHKWALILTSLMTLLLMINLLGLLPYTFTPTTQLSMNMALAFPLWLATLLTGMRNQPSISLGHLLPEGTPTPLIPALIMIETTSLLIRPLALGVRLTANLTAGHLLIQLISTASIALLPTMPTVSILTTTILLLLTLLEVAVAMIQAYVFVLLLSLYLQENI comes from the coding sequence GCTTTTTTGACCAATTCACAAGCCCATGCCTCCTAGGAATCCCCCTAATCCTAATCTCAATACTATTCCCCGCCCTACTACTTCCATCGCCAAACAACCGATGAATCACCAACCGTCTTTCCACCCTCCAATCGTGACTTCTTCATCTAATCACAAAACAACTAATAATACCACTAAACAAGAAAGGCCACAAATGAGCCCTAATCCTCACATCACTAATGACACTCTTACTCATAATCAACTTACTAGGCCTACTACCATACACATTCACACCAACCACCCAACTATCAATAAACATAGCCCTAGCCTTCCCACTCTGACTCGCCACCCTCCTCACAGGAATACGAAACCAGCCCTCAATCTCCCTAGGCCACCTACTACCCGAAGGAACCCCCACCCCACTGATCCCAGCACTAATCATAATCGAAACCACCAGCTTACTTATCCGCCCCTTAGCCTTAGGAGTCCGCCTAACAGCAAATCTCACAGCAGGTCACCTACTCATCCAACTTATCTCCACAGCTTCAATTGCCCTACTCCCAACTATACCAACAGTATCCATCCTAACTACAACAATCCTACTCCTACTAACCCTCCTAGAAGTAGCAGTAGCTATAATCCAAGCTTATGTCTTCGTCCTCCTACTAAGCCTATACTTACAAGAAAACATTTAA
- the COX3 gene encoding cytochrome c oxidase subunit III (TAA stop codon is completed by the addition of 3' A residues to the mRNA) produces the protein MAHQAHSYHMVDPSPWPIFGAAAALLTTSGLIMWFHHNSSQLLGLGLLSMILIMIQWWRDIVRESTFQGHHTPPVQKGLRYGMILFITSEAFFFLGFFWAFFHSSLVPTPELGGHWPPTGIQPLNPLEVPLLNTAILLASGVTVTWAHHSITEGNRKQAIHALTLTILLGFYFTALQAMEYHEAPFSIADGVYGSTFFVATGFHGLHVIIGSSFLSVCLLRLIKFHFTSNHHFGFEAAAWYWHFVDVIWLFLYMTIYWWGS, from the coding sequence ATGGCCCACCAAGCGCACTCCTACCACATAGTAGACCCAAGCCCCTGACCCATTTTCGGTGCAGCTGCCGCCCTACTCACAACCTCAGGATTAATCATATGATTCCACCACAACTCCTCACAACTCCTAGGCCTAGGCCTACTCTCCATAATCTTAATTATAATTCAATGGTGACGGGATATCGTACGAGAAAGTACGTTCCAAGGTCACCATACTCCTCCAGTTCAAAAAGGCCTACGATACGGAATAATCCTATTCATCACATCCGAAGCCTTTTTTTTCCTGGGCTTCTTCTGGGCATTCTTCCACTCTAGCCTAGTTCCCACCCCAGAGCTAGGAGGACACTGACCCCCAACAGGCATTCAACCCCTTAACCCACTAGAAGTTCCCCTGTTAAACACAGCCATCCTACTAGCCTCAGGCGTCACCGTAACATGAGCCCACCATAGCATCACAGAAGGAAACCGAAAACAAGCCATCCACGCACTAACTCTAACAATCTTACTAGGGTTCTACTTCACAGCACTTCAAGCAATAGAATACCACGAAGCACCATTCTCAATCGCTGACGGCGTATATGGCTCAACCTTCTTCGTTGCTACAGGATTCCACGGACTCCACGTAATCATCGGATCCTCCTTCCTATCAGTCTGCCTCCTACGACTAATCAAATTCCACTTCACCTCAAACCACCACTTCGGATTCGAAGCAGCAGCCTGATACTGACACTTCGTAGACGTTATCTGATTATTCCTCTATATAACCATCTACTGATGAGGGTCAT
- the ND4 gene encoding NADH dehydrogenase subunit 4, with amino-acid sequence MLKMILPTIMLLPTALLSPQKFLWTNTTTHSLLIATLSLQWTTPTYYPHKNLTQWTGIDQTSSPLLVLSCWLLPLMIIASQNHLQHEPPARKQIFITTLIMIQPFILLAFSTTELMLFYISFGATLIPTLILITRWGNQPERLSAGIYLLFYTLISSLPLLVTIFHLHTQTGTLQLTMLELTHPMLINSWTNLLSSLALLTAFMVKAPLYGFHLWLPKAHVEAPIAGSMLLAAFFLKLGGYGIMRITLLTGPLPTHLHYPFLTLALWGALMTSSICLRQTDVKALIAYSSVSHMGLVIAAGTIQTHWSFSGAMILMFSHGLIPSMVFCLANTIYERTHSRILLLTRGLQPLLPLMATWWLLANLTNMALPPTTNLMAELTIMVALFNWSSFTIILTGIATLLTASYTLFMLLMTQRGTLPTHMMSIQNSNTREHLLMALHTMPMLLLILKPELIS; translated from the coding sequence ATGTTAAAAATAATCCTACCCACAATCATACTCTTGCCAACAGCCCTCCTATCCCCCCAAAAATTCCTATGAACAAACACCACCACACACAGTCTCTTGATCGCCACCCTCAGTTTACAATGAACTACTCCAACATACTACCCACACAAAAACCTAACCCAATGAACCGGCATTGACCAAACCTCCTCCCCCCTACTAGTCCTATCCTGCTGATTGCTCCCACTTATAATCATTGCAAGCCAAAACCACCTCCAACACGAACCTCCAGCACGAAAACAAATCTTCATCACAACCTTAATCATAATTCAACCATTCATCCTCCTCGCCTTCTCAACCACAGAACTAATACTATTCTACATCTCATTTGGAGCAACTCTAATCCCAACCCTAATCCTAATCACCCGATGAGGAAACCAACCAGAACGCCTAAGCGCTGGCATTTACCTACTATTCTATACCCTCATTAGCTCCCTACCACTACTAGTCACAATTTTTCACCTACACACACAGACCGGCACATTACAATTAACAATATTAGAATTAACCCACCCCATACTCATTAACTCATGAACAAACCTCTTATCAAGCCTGGCCTTACTAACTGCATTTATAGTAAAAGCACCCTTATACGGCTTCCACTTGTGACTCCCAAAAGCCCACGTAGAGGCCCCAATCGCAGGGTCAATACTACTCGCCGCCTTCTTCTTAAAACTAGGAGGATATGGCATTATGCGCATTACCCTCCTAACAGGCCCCCTTCCAACCCATCTACACTACCCATTCCTCACCTTAGCCCTATGAGGAGCACTAATAACTAGCTCCATCTGCTTACGTCAAACCGACGTAAAAGCACTCATCGCCTACTCCTCCGTAAGCCACATAGGCCTAGTCATCGCTGCAGGTACAATCCAAACTCACTGATCATTCTCAGGGGCAATAATCCTAATATTCTCCCACGGTTTAATTCCTTCAATAGTATTCTGCCTAGCCAACACCATTTACGAACGTACACACAGCCGAATTCTCCTCCTAACACGAGGTCTCCAACCCCTCCTACCCCTTATAGCCACCTGATGGTTACTAGCAAACCTAACTAACATAGCCCTACCACCAACAACCAACCTAATAGCAGAACTAACAATCATAGTTGCCCTATTCAATTGATCCTCCTTCACAATCATCCTAACTGGAATTGCAACTCTACTAACCGCATCATACACCCTATTCATGTTACTAATAACCCAACGAGGTACATTACCAACTCACATAATATCCATCCAAAACTCGAATACACGAGAACATCTCCTAATAGCCCTCCACACTATACCCATACTACTCCTCATCCTAAAACCAGAACTTATCTCTAGA
- the ND4L gene encoding NADH dehydrogenase subunit 4L — protein sequence MSILHLSFYSAFTLSSLGLAFHRTHLISALLCLESMMLSMYIALSIWPVENQATSPTLMPMFMLTFSACEAGTGLAMLVASTRTHGSDHLHNLNLLQC from the coding sequence ATGTCCATCCTACATTTAAGCTTTTACTCAGCCTTCACCCTAAGCAGCCTAGGACTAGCATTCCACCGAACTCACCTAATCTCCGCCCTACTATGTCTAGAAAGCATAATACTATCTATATACATCGCCCTATCAATCTGGCCCGTCGAAAATCAAGCAACATCCCCCACACTAATACCAATATTCATACTCACATTCTCAGCTTGCGAAGCAGGCACAGGCCTAGCGATGCTAGTAGCTTCCACACGAACCCACGGCTCGGACCACCTACATAACCTAAACCTCCTACAATGTTAA
- the ND3 gene encoding NADH dehydrogenase subunit 3 (frameshift mechanism unknown (Mindell et al., 1998,Mol. Biol. Evol., 15:1568-1571)) has translation MNMITFMITLSLTLSIILTTLNFWLTQTNPDSEKLSPYECGFDPLGSARLPFSIRFFLVAILFLLFDLEIALLLPLPWAIQLQSPTTTLTWASIILLLLTLGLIYEWMQGGLEWAE, from the exons ATCAACATAATCACATTCATAATCACCCTATCCCTCACCCTAAGCATCATCCTAACTACATTAAACTTCTGACTCACCCAAACCAACCCAGACTCAGAGAAACTATCCCCATACGAATGTGGCTTTGACCCACTTGGATCCGCCCGCCTTCCATTTTCAATCCGATTCTTCCTC GTAGCAATCCTATTCCTCCTATTCGACCTAGAAATTGCACTACTACTCCCCCTCCCCTGAGCTATCCAACTTCAATCTCCTACCACCACCCTAACCTGAGCGTCTATCATCCTCCTACTACTCACACTAGGACTAATCTACGAATGAATACAAGGGGGCCTGGAATGAGCAGAATAA